A stretch of the Flavobacterium aquiphilum genome encodes the following:
- a CDS encoding DUF5686 and carboxypeptidase regulatory-like domain-containing protein — protein MKNAFLLLFLISGLFSFAQIKGKITDEKGNPLPSVTIYEDNIYNGTTSNDQGFYELSTKKQGKHTIIFQFLGFKTQKLTLDIASFPYNLDVKLIEESFTLNEVVINPKDNPANQIIKKAIANKKANIEKTAKYKADFYSRGIFRIKDAPKKILGQKLDMFDEVLDSTRSGILYLSETVSKIAFQKPDKMKETIIASKVSGNDNGFSFNNAASANFDFYDNYLDFNVNVVSPIADNAFSYYKYKLEGSFYNENNQQINKIKVTPKRDSDPVMEGYIYIVDDSWAIYAVDVNIKGEQMQNPALKLLTLKQNFSYNSDSKIWVKTTQTIDFTFGMLGINVSGKFTYVFSNFEFEPQFTKKTFTKELLTFEENANKKGDEYWNAIRPIPLTIEESTDYTKKDILQTKKKSQVYLDSIDKKSNKFRVPEIITGYTYKNSFGKWSAKYDGFLKEINFNTVQGWNIGTGFSYTKNDREKGKYTNFGVDFDYGFSENKFRSTGSFIHKFNNINKSEIQISGGSEVAQFNEQKPIKELLNSVATLFFEENLMKIYEKNFASFLYQREVTNGVFMKAKVDYLENKPLANTTDQTFFPKQKDYTSNNPLAPHDYTTPAFEKYNLVKANIDAKINFDQYYLSRPDGKYNFPNDNYPTLTLGYEKGFAGSEKKYEYDHLKAKIEYNPTLGNKGVLSLSAKGGKFFNGEQISFVDYKHFNGNQTYIGFSESYLNVFNLMPYYTSSTNDSYFELHTEHNDKGYVMNKIPLLNLLKSNLVLGYHLLSIPHRNPYSEYSVGLDNLGFGKFKMLRVDYVRSYQNGFQKDGVVLGLKFLN, from the coding sequence ATGAAAAACGCTTTTTTGCTTCTTTTTTTAATTTCTGGACTTTTTAGTTTTGCCCAAATTAAAGGCAAAATAACTGACGAAAAAGGAAATCCTTTGCCTTCCGTCACCATCTACGAAGACAACATCTATAACGGAACCACATCCAACGATCAGGGATTTTATGAACTAAGCACTAAAAAGCAGGGAAAACACACCATTATTTTTCAGTTTCTAGGGTTTAAAACTCAAAAACTAACGTTAGACATTGCCTCTTTTCCTTATAATTTGGATGTAAAATTAATAGAGGAAAGTTTTACCTTAAATGAAGTTGTTATCAATCCCAAAGACAATCCTGCAAATCAAATCATAAAAAAAGCCATTGCAAATAAAAAAGCAAACATAGAAAAAACGGCAAAATACAAAGCCGATTTCTATTCTCGCGGTATTTTCCGAATCAAAGACGCTCCCAAAAAAATTCTAGGACAAAAATTGGATATGTTCGACGAGGTTCTAGATTCCACACGCAGCGGAATACTCTATTTGTCAGAAACCGTTTCTAAAATCGCCTTTCAGAAACCTGACAAAATGAAGGAAACCATTATTGCCTCCAAAGTAAGCGGCAATGATAACGGATTCAGTTTTAACAATGCGGCCTCGGCCAATTTTGATTTTTATGACAATTATTTAGATTTTAATGTAAATGTGGTTTCCCCTATTGCCGACAACGCTTTCAGTTATTACAAATACAAATTGGAAGGTTCTTTTTACAATGAAAACAATCAGCAAATCAACAAAATAAAAGTAACCCCCAAAAGAGATTCTGATCCCGTAATGGAAGGCTACATTTATATTGTTGATGACAGTTGGGCAATTTATGCTGTTGATGTCAATATTAAGGGGGAACAGATGCAAAATCCTGCATTAAAACTGCTGACTTTAAAACAAAACTTCAGTTATAATTCAGATTCAAAAATCTGGGTAAAAACCACTCAAACAATTGATTTTACATTTGGAATGCTGGGCATCAATGTTTCAGGGAAATTTACCTATGTATTTTCTAATTTTGAATTTGAACCTCAATTCACAAAAAAAACGTTTACAAAAGAACTCCTGACATTTGAAGAAAATGCCAACAAAAAAGGGGATGAATATTGGAATGCAATTCGTCCAATCCCTTTAACCATCGAAGAAAGTACTGATTATACCAAGAAAGATATTTTGCAAACCAAAAAGAAATCTCAAGTTTATCTTGATTCTATCGACAAAAAGAGCAATAAATTCCGTGTTCCCGAAATCATTACCGGCTATACTTATAAAAATTCCTTTGGAAAATGGTCTGCCAAATATGATGGTTTTTTAAAAGAAATAAATTTTAATACGGTTCAAGGTTGGAATATTGGAACTGGCTTTTCATACACAAAAAACGACCGAGAAAAAGGGAAATACACCAACTTTGGAGTTGATTTTGATTATGGTTTCTCCGAAAATAAATTCAGATCTACTGGAAGCTTCATTCATAAATTCAACAATATAAATAAAAGCGAAATTCAAATTTCGGGAGGAAGCGAAGTTGCCCAATTTAATGAACAAAAGCCGATAAAAGAGTTATTAAACTCTGTTGCAACTTTATTTTTCGAAGAAAATTTAATGAAGATTTACGAAAAGAATTTTGCTTCTTTTTTATACCAAAGAGAAGTCACCAACGGAGTTTTCATGAAAGCCAAAGTCGATTATCTGGAAAACAAACCATTAGCAAACACTACAGATCAGACTTTTTTTCCAAAACAAAAAGACTATACTTCCAATAATCCTTTGGCACCACATGATTACACGACTCCTGCATTCGAAAAATACAATTTGGTAAAAGCCAATATAGATGCGAAAATTAATTTCGACCAATATTACCTCTCTCGCCCTGACGGAAAGTACAATTTTCCAAACGACAACTATCCTACACTTACATTAGGTTATGAAAAAGGTTTTGCAGGAAGCGAAAAAAAATATGAATATGATCATTTGAAAGCCAAAATCGAATACAATCCAACATTAGGAAACAAAGGCGTTTTATCACTAAGTGCTAAAGGAGGCAAATTCTTTAATGGAGAGCAAATTTCATTTGTGGACTACAAACATTTCAACGGTAACCAAACCTACATCGGATTCTCCGAAAGCTACCTGAACGTATTCAATTTAATGCCTTACTACACTAGCAGCACCAACGATAGCTATTTTGAATTGCATACGGAACATAATGACAAAGGTTATGTGATGAATAAAATTCCGCTGTTGAATCTCTTAAAATCAAACCTGGTTTTAGGATATCATCTGCTTTCCATACCTCATCGAAACCCCTATTCTGAATATAGTGTTGGTTTGGACAACCTAGGTTTTGGGAAATTCAAAATGCTTCGAGTCGATTATGTCCGTTCCTATCAAAACGGATTTCAAAAAGACGGTGTGGTTCTTGGATTAAAATTCCTGAATTAA
- the aroQ gene encoding type II 3-dehydroquinate dehydratase — translation MKICIINGPNLNLLGKREPEIYGSQTFEDYFEILKNKFPQIEFTYYQSNIEGELIDKIQECGFTYDGIILNAGAYTHTSVGIGDAVKAVTTPVIEVHISNTYGRESFRHQSYISGNAKGVILGFGLKSYDLAIQSFL, via the coding sequence ATGAAAATCTGCATTATCAACGGACCTAATTTGAATCTTTTAGGAAAAAGAGAACCTGAAATTTATGGAAGTCAGACTTTTGAAGACTATTTTGAGATTTTAAAAAACAAGTTCCCTCAAATAGAGTTTACTTACTACCAAAGCAATATTGAAGGCGAATTGATAGACAAAATTCAAGAATGTGGTTTTACTTATGATGGCATTATTCTTAATGCAGGTGCTTATACTCATACTTCCGTAGGGATTGGTGACGCTGTCAAAGCAGTAACTACTCCTGTAATAGAAGTTCATATTTCAAATACTTACGGTCGCGAAAGTTTCAGGCATCAGTCCTATATTTCCGGAAATGCCAAAGGAGTAATTTTAGGTTTTGGTTTAAAAAGTTATGATTTGGCCATTCAGTCTTTTTTGTGA
- a CDS encoding site-specific tyrosine recombinase — MNWESYLKSYQSYLKIERGLSKNTIDNYSFDIERLCLFLNQNSIQVSPINIKEETLQQFIYAVSKEVNPRSQARIISGLKSFFSYLIFEDFRTDNPLELIESPKTGRKLPDTLAVEEIDAIISAIDLSSNEGERNRALLETLYGCGLRVSELVALKISDLFFEEGFIKITGKGNKQRFVPVGDLTQKYITIYRNNIRNHLNIQKGFEDTLFLNRRGRQLTRAMIFTIIKDLTVKINLNKKISPHTFRHSFATHLLENGADLRSIQLMLGHESITTTEIYVHLDRKFLTEVMNAYHPRK, encoded by the coding sequence ATGAATTGGGAATCGTATTTAAAGAGTTATCAGTCTTACTTGAAGATTGAAAGAGGGTTATCAAAAAATACTATTGATAATTATTCTTTTGATATTGAGCGCTTATGTTTGTTTTTAAACCAAAATTCGATTCAGGTTTCACCAATAAACATCAAAGAAGAAACATTGCAACAATTTATTTATGCCGTTTCCAAAGAAGTAAATCCACGTTCACAGGCCAGGATAATTTCGGGACTGAAAAGCTTTTTTTCGTATTTGATTTTCGAAGATTTTAGAACTGACAATCCTTTGGAATTGATAGAATCTCCCAAAACAGGTCGTAAACTACCCGACACTCTTGCAGTTGAAGAAATCGATGCTATTATATCGGCAATTGATTTGAGTTCGAATGAAGGCGAACGCAATCGGGCTTTGCTGGAAACTTTATACGGTTGTGGGCTTCGGGTTTCTGAACTGGTCGCCTTAAAAATATCCGACTTATTTTTTGAAGAAGGATTTATTAAAATTACCGGAAAAGGGAATAAACAGCGCTTTGTTCCGGTTGGCGATTTGACCCAAAAATATATAACCATTTATAGAAATAATATCCGTAATCATCTTAATATTCAAAAAGGGTTTGAGGATACTTTGTTTTTAAACAGAAGAGGCAGGCAGTTAACCCGTGCGATGATTTTTACGATAATTAAGGATTTGACAGTGAAAATCAATTTGAATAAAAAAATTAGTCCGCATACTTTCAGGCATTCTTTCGCTACTCATCTGTTGGAAAATGGTGCCGATTTACGATCGATTCAGTTGATGCTTGGTCATGAATCCATTACGACTACGGAGATTTATGTTCATTTGGATAGAAAGTTTCTTACCGAAGTGATGAATGCCTATCACCCAAGGAAATAA
- a CDS encoding PAS domain-containing sensor histidine kinase produces MIFTANKNPEDLNKLYESLIKQLPNIIFQIRVNSQKQIAVDFLSKPIEFLNEFSINEFLEDSYKLSNYKIYEPDLKGFLDSYEKAITSNEKWEIDFRLLLPESGYKWIRIDATPKKNDNNEVVFYGLISDVTVVKEQEIRLKVADERYHFAVQASDRGVWDWDLITDKVYYSSESMKILELTESDLVAAPEEWDERVHPDDREEYYGNINLHFDNKIPFYETCHRVLCNGKYKWILDRGKVIERDSDGKPLRIVGTHTDISAQKEREIELAKMLEIVNIQNNKLLNFAHIVSHNLRTHSGNIKSLLDLNKEALLSDVDTLSNIQIVSDELFSTIENLNDLVSIYAEKESNMQSLKVNSFIDKVLDVLNDSIKQNGIQVMNYVSTQVEVFCVPAYLESIMLNLVTNAIKYSDPKKEPKIIFTTEANDDFVVLNVKDNGLGIDLEKHRDSIFGLYKTFHRNNDARGVGLYLTKNQIENMGGKIEVESTLNFGTTFKIYFKKG; encoded by the coding sequence ATGATTTTTACAGCCAATAAAAACCCAGAGGATTTAAATAAATTATACGAAAGTTTAATTAAACAGCTTCCGAATATTATTTTTCAAATTCGGGTGAATTCCCAAAAACAAATTGCTGTCGATTTCTTAAGTAAACCAATTGAGTTTTTAAATGAATTTTCGATAAATGAGTTTTTGGAAGATTCATATAAACTATCGAATTATAAAATTTATGAGCCAGATTTAAAGGGTTTCTTAGATTCATATGAAAAGGCAATTACGAGCAATGAGAAATGGGAAATCGACTTTAGATTATTATTGCCTGAAAGTGGTTATAAATGGATTCGAATTGATGCAACACCCAAAAAGAATGATAACAATGAGGTTGTTTTTTATGGGTTGATTTCGGATGTAACGGTTGTAAAAGAACAGGAAATACGATTAAAAGTAGCTGACGAAAGATATCACTTTGCTGTACAGGCTTCTGATAGGGGAGTTTGGGATTGGGATTTGATAACTGATAAAGTATATTATTCTTCTGAGTCAATGAAAATACTGGAACTCACAGAATCAGATTTGGTTGCCGCGCCAGAAGAATGGGATGAAAGAGTACATCCAGATGACAGGGAAGAGTATTACGGTAACATAAATCTACATTTTGACAATAAAATTCCTTTTTATGAAACTTGCCACCGGGTTTTATGTAACGGCAAGTATAAATGGATTCTGGACAGGGGTAAAGTAATTGAAAGAGATTCAGATGGAAAACCGTTGCGAATCGTTGGTACTCACACCGATATTTCGGCACAAAAAGAAAGGGAGATTGAGCTGGCTAAAATGCTTGAAATCGTTAATATTCAAAATAATAAATTATTGAATTTTGCGCACATTGTTTCCCATAATTTGAGAACTCATAGCGGAAACATAAAGTCATTGTTGGATTTGAACAAAGAAGCGCTTTTGTCAGATGTTGATACTTTGAGTAATATTCAGATCGTTTCGGATGAATTGTTCTCAACCATAGAAAACTTAAATGATTTGGTTAGCATATATGCCGAGAAGGAAAGTAATATGCAATCATTAAAAGTTAATAGTTTTATTGATAAAGTCCTGGATGTTTTGAACGACTCAATTAAACAAAATGGAATTCAGGTCATGAATTATGTTTCAACCCAAGTAGAGGTGTTTTGTGTGCCGGCCTATTTGGAAAGTATCATGTTGAATCTCGTTACTAATGCAATTAAGTACTCGGATCCTAAAAAAGAACCAAAAATCATTTTTACGACTGAAGCCAATGATGATTTCGTTGTCTTAAATGTAAAAGACAACGGGTTAGGAATTGATCTGGAAAAACATAGGGATTCTATTTTTGGATTGTACAAAACATTTCATAGAAACAACGATGCAAGGGGAGTTGGCTTATACCTGACCAAAAACCAAATTGAAAATATGGGTGGTAAAATTGAAGTTGAAAGCACTCTTAACTTCGGAACTACTTTCAAAATCTACTTCAAAAAAGGATAA
- the rny gene encoding ribonuclease Y: MEIITIIISAVIGIAIGFGIAKIIEKSNISNMIKGAKKEAASILKDATLEAENIKKDKILQAKEKFIELKAEHEQVILARDKKVAEVEKRVRDKESQVSNELSKAKKVNDDFEAKTAEYNSKIENLDKKQQEVERLHKSQLQQLEVISGLSAEEAKEQLVEGLKNEAKSKAMSHIQETIEEAKLTAQQEAKKIIINTIQRVGTEEAVENCVSVFNIESDDVKGRIIGREGRNIRALEAATGVEIIVDDTPEAIILSCFDPVRREIARLALHKLVTDGRIHPARIEEVVAKTTKQIDDEIIEVGKRTVIDLGIHGLHPELIKVVGRMKYRSSYGQNLLQHSREVSKLCGIMAAELGLNVKLAKRAGLLHDIGKVPDAESDLPHALLGMQWAEKYGEKEEVCNAIGAHHDEIEMKSLLSPIIQVCDAISGARPGARRQVLDSYIQRLKDLEDVAYGFSGVKNAYAIQAGRELRVIVESEKVSDENAANLSFEISQKIQTEMTYPGQVKVTVIRETRAVNIAK, from the coding sequence ATGGAAATCATAACAATAATTATTTCAGCAGTTATAGGTATTGCAATTGGATTTGGTATTGCCAAAATCATCGAAAAAAGCAACATCTCTAATATGATCAAAGGCGCAAAAAAGGAAGCCGCTTCTATCCTAAAAGATGCTACTCTTGAGGCCGAAAATATTAAAAAAGATAAAATTCTTCAGGCAAAAGAAAAATTCATTGAATTAAAAGCAGAGCACGAACAAGTAATTCTAGCCAGAGACAAAAAAGTCGCTGAAGTAGAAAAAAGAGTGCGCGATAAAGAATCTCAAGTTTCAAACGAATTATCAAAAGCAAAAAAAGTTAATGATGATTTTGAAGCTAAGACCGCTGAATACAATTCAAAAATCGAAAATTTAGATAAAAAACAACAAGAGGTTGAAAGACTTCACAAAAGTCAATTACAACAACTAGAAGTTATCTCCGGATTATCAGCAGAAGAAGCCAAAGAACAGCTTGTTGAAGGCCTTAAAAATGAAGCGAAGAGCAAAGCCATGTCTCACATTCAGGAGACTATCGAGGAGGCTAAGTTAACAGCACAACAAGAAGCCAAAAAAATCATCATCAACACGATTCAAAGAGTTGGTACTGAAGAAGCAGTAGAAAACTGCGTTTCAGTTTTCAACATCGAATCGGATGACGTGAAAGGTAGAATCATTGGACGTGAAGGTAGAAACATCCGTGCACTTGAAGCAGCAACCGGAGTTGAGATTATCGTTGACGACACTCCAGAGGCTATCATACTTTCTTGTTTTGACCCAGTGAGAAGAGAAATTGCTCGTTTGGCTCTACATAAGCTAGTTACAGACGGACGTATCCACCCTGCACGTATTGAAGAAGTTGTTGCCAAAACAACTAAACAAATTGATGACGAAATCATTGAAGTAGGTAAACGTACTGTAATCGATCTAGGAATTCACGGTTTACACCCAGAATTGATCAAAGTAGTTGGTAGAATGAAATACCGTTCTTCTTACGGACAAAATTTATTGCAACACTCCCGTGAGGTTTCTAAACTTTGCGGAATCATGGCTGCTGAATTAGGATTGAACGTAAAACTTGCCAAAAGAGCTGGATTACTTCACGATATTGGTAAAGTACCGGATGCAGAAAGTGATTTACCACACGCATTATTAGGTATGCAATGGGCCGAAAAATACGGTGAGAAAGAAGAAGTTTGTAACGCGATTGGAGCTCACCACGACGAAATAGAAATGAAATCATTACTTTCACCAATCATCCAAGTTTGTGATGCTATTTCGGGAGCAAGACCAGGTGCGAGAAGACAAGTTTTGGATTCTTACATCCAACGTCTGAAAGATCTTGAAGATGTTGCTTACGGATTTAGCGGTGTGAAAAATGCTTATGCAATCCAAGCTGGTAGAGAACTTCGTGTAATTGTAGAAAGCGAAAAAGTATCTGATGAGAATGCCGCAAATTTATCATTTGAAATTTCTCAAAAAATACAAACTGAAATGACTTATCCAGGTCAAGTGAAAGTCACTGTAATCAGAGAAACAAGAGCCGTAAACATAGCAAAATAA
- a CDS encoding cell division protein ZapA: MDEKLKIKISIADRVYPLTVDFAQEEGLRSASRKIDAMIKQFEENYAVRDKQDVLAMCALQFASQVEQKQIDNIINGEETIDRLNKINLLLDDYLEK; the protein is encoded by the coding sequence ATGGACGAAAAGCTTAAAATTAAAATATCAATTGCTGACAGGGTTTACCCATTAACGGTAGATTTTGCTCAGGAAGAAGGACTTAGGAGTGCTTCCAGAAAAATTGATGCGATGATAAAGCAATTTGAAGAAAATTATGCCGTGAGAGACAAGCAAGATGTATTGGCAATGTGTGCTTTACAATTTGCTTCTCAAGTAGAACAAAAACAGATTGATAACATTATAAATGGTGAAGAAACCATTGACAGATTAAACAAAATCAATTTGCTTTTGGACGACTATCTCGAAAAATAG
- a CDS encoding M23 family metallopeptidase, which yields MKFSLLSILFTSFLFAQTNYPKNYFRPPLDIPLQLSGNFGELRPNHFHAGFDMKTLQKEGLEVHAVADGYVSRIKISTFGNGKTIYIDHPNGFTSVYGHLQRATDSIESFIKKTHYKEQSFEIEMYFKPNEMPVKKGQLIALSGNTGASEGPHLHFEFRDTKTEKIINPMFFGFDALMKDTKKPIVTNLYAYPLDSKTTVNHSQRPIPINLSLQKDGTYMADKVVANGKIGFGVIAYDYDDVSFNRNGVFDVNLTCNGKSIFGYQFNTYAFDEMRYVNALIDYAKYKKTGQRIQKLFMDPPYNLSIIKADESNGVLVPQPNLTSVCGLQVSDYYGNKTIISIPVEYDMLTPIIEKESAVANYVVKASKDCFFEKNKCSVFFPAGTFYNDFNLNFDVKDDVMTVHEDIVPAHTNFTITMASDAFPANKKDKVFIGRIEGNRVSYNSTREKNNVYETRVKLLGRYKLAIDTIAPTIKIAKPIEGKRLDNQKLLQVSISDNMSGIKSYNGYLNGKWILMEYDNKTGVLTHDFSDGIVAEGENQLKLVVVDNVGNSSTFETRFLRNQKQ from the coding sequence ATGAAATTTTCCCTTTTATCTATCCTTTTTACCAGTTTTCTTTTTGCTCAAACAAATTACCCGAAGAATTATTTTCGTCCTCCATTAGATATACCTTTACAATTGTCAGGGAATTTTGGTGAATTGAGACCCAATCATTTTCACGCGGGTTTTGATATGAAAACACTTCAAAAAGAAGGCCTGGAAGTACATGCTGTTGCTGACGGTTATGTATCCAGAATTAAGATTTCTACTTTTGGAAATGGAAAAACTATTTATATCGATCACCCAAACGGATTTACTTCAGTGTATGGCCATTTGCAAAGAGCTACGGATTCGATTGAGAGTTTTATAAAGAAAACGCATTATAAAGAACAGTCTTTTGAAATTGAAATGTATTTCAAGCCCAATGAAATGCCAGTTAAAAAAGGACAATTAATTGCACTTTCTGGAAATACGGGTGCTTCTGAGGGGCCACATCTTCATTTTGAATTTAGGGATACTAAAACCGAGAAAATTATTAACCCGATGTTCTTTGGTTTTGACGCCTTGATGAAGGACACGAAGAAACCGATTGTTACCAACTTGTATGCTTATCCGTTGGATTCCAAAACAACCGTAAATCATTCGCAGCGTCCTATACCGATTAATTTATCGCTGCAAAAGGACGGAACTTATATGGCTGATAAAGTTGTTGCCAACGGTAAAATTGGTTTTGGAGTCATAGCTTATGATTACGATGATGTTTCTTTTAATCGAAATGGAGTTTTTGATGTGAATTTGACCTGCAACGGAAAATCGATTTTTGGTTACCAATTCAATACGTATGCATTTGATGAAATGCGATATGTAAATGCTTTAATCGATTATGCAAAATATAAAAAGACAGGACAAAGGATTCAAAAATTGTTTATGGATCCGCCATATAATTTAAGCATTATTAAGGCTGATGAATCAAATGGCGTTTTGGTACCCCAGCCCAACCTGACTTCGGTTTGTGGTTTACAGGTTTCCGATTATTATGGAAACAAAACGATAATTTCTATTCCGGTCGAATATGATATGTTGACTCCAATAATCGAAAAAGAATCGGCTGTCGCTAATTACGTTGTGAAAGCTTCAAAAGATTGCTTTTTTGAAAAAAATAAGTGTTCAGTATTTTTTCCGGCAGGGACATTTTACAACGATTTTAATTTGAATTTTGATGTAAAGGATGATGTTATGACAGTTCACGAAGATATTGTACCAGCGCACACCAACTTTACAATTACAATGGCGAGTGATGCTTTTCCTGCTAATAAAAAAGACAAAGTTTTCATTGGGAGAATAGAAGGCAACAGAGTAAGTTATAATTCGACTCGTGAAAAAAACAATGTTTATGAAACCAGAGTGAAATTATTGGGACGTTATAAGTTAGCGATTGACACAATAGCGCCAACAATAAAAATTGCAAAACCTATTGAAGGGAAAAGATTGGATAATCAGAAATTACTTCAGGTAAGCATTTCGGATAATATGTCGGGGATTAAATCGTATAATGGTTATCTAAACGGGAAATGGATTTTGATGGAGTATGATAACAAAACAGGGGTTTTGACACATGACTTTAGTGACGGAATTGTTGCTGAGGGAGAGAATCAATTAAAACTTGTTGTTGTTGATAATGTAGGGAATTCTTCTACCTTTGAAACTCGTTTTTTAAGAAATCAAAAACAGTAA